In the genome of Lactuca sativa cultivar Salinas chromosome 3, Lsat_Salinas_v11, whole genome shotgun sequence, the window GTTTTAAGTACAAAAACTCAAagtcaaaaactcaaaaataccCATTTGGTAAAAAACTCAAAGTCAAAGGGTATGGCCTTTAGCATCAACTTAATAGAAAATTTTAATGGAGTTAAGGAGGCTGAAATAACATTGCAAAAAATTAGAAATCACGGACTCAATAGATACAAATAAAAAATCTAGACTAAAATTATGATATTTGTCAAACCACAGGGGTCAATCCTGAAATTTAGTCAAAACAATTAGTAATTTTATGCCAATTTTCAATGCACCAAAAGACAATGGAGTTGATATCAATAATTGTTGTTGCCTACGATGCTTTTGATGATACAAACTCTTGAGATCTTTGGTTTTATCACCCTATACAACATGAGACGAATACTAAAGTAAAGATTGCATCTCATTCACATTTTCATATTCTTCAAGAGAAACATGGACAGCAACAAGGCTTATCCGATGAAGGGTGGAGATGGTATGAGTAGCTACACCAACAACTCTTCTTATCAGGtatatatctatctatatatatgttTCGAAATGCATGTATTTCTCAAATATGAGTTGTTATCTTTAATATGCTTGAGGAGCTTGTGTAGAAGTCTCTTTCAGACGTTGCTATGTCGCTCATCAGCGAGGCTATTGCTGAGAAGCTTGATGTGGCTGTATGTGGGTCCCCCTTCCGTATTGCAGACTTGGGTTGTTCCGTTGGCCCCAACACTTTGATTGTTGTAGAAAACATAATAAACTCTGTGCAACTCAAATATGATCAGCACTCTTTCCCAACACCAGAGTTCCAAGTCTTCTTCAACGATCACGCTTCAAACGATTTCAACACCCTCTTCAAAACCCTTCCTTCCAATAAACAGTACCATGCTGCTGGTGTTCCGGGCTCGTTTTACACTCGTTTGTTCCCTCGGGCATCTCTTCATGTCATCCACTCTTCATTCGCTCTTCATTGGCTTTCAAAAGTGCCTCAAGAGGTGATAGAAAAAGACTCTCGAGCTTGGAACAAAGGGAGACTTCATTATGGTTGCGCTGATAATGAGGTGGTTATGGCTTATCGACAACAACACATGAAAGATGTGGATGGGTTTTTGAAAGCTCGAGCAGAAGAGGTGGCTAGCGGTGGTATGGTGGTGGTTTTGGTGCCAGGCCGGCCAAATGAGGTTCCACATCAAGAGTGCATTGGTAATGTGTTGTTTGAGGTGTTGGGTTGTTGCTTGTTGGCCATGGCAAAGGAGGTAAATGGTTAAACTATAATACATTCTAATTCTAATTAATAACAAAGTATTGGAAATTTACTTCCATTTAATTTGTAGGGAAAGATTGAGGAAGAGAAAGTAGACTCTCTAAACATTCCCATATATTACTCATCCCCTCACGAGTTAGAGGAAATAGTTGATAGAAATGGTTGTTTTAGGATAGAGAAAATGGAAGTGATGCCGCACATTGCCGAGCCTGAAACCAAGGATGCTGCCGGACGTCTTGCAATGGGTGTAAGGGTTGGTGTTGAGGGAGTCTTGAAGGGGTGTCTCCAAGAGGAAACCATAGATGAGCTCTTTGAGTCATATCGCAAGAGACTAGAACAAGTACCATCTCTGTATTCCTCCGGTGGAGCAGCTATTATATTTTTGGTACTAGCTAAGAAGGAATCATAACTAATGATGGTAAGTAATCTTGTTAAAGACCTAGAAAAAAAAAGCTATTTTTGATATTATAGTTTCTTAGTTAGTCGTTTTGTGTTAATGGGTTTATGCCTAAACGATGTTTGTTATTCTGCTTGATGTAGTACTCATGAGATGTTCTGTTTCGTGTTTTGGCTTAATGAGAAATGCCTAAACAAATTACCATTTTGGTTTCATAATATGTTTTGGTTTCAATGTTGTGAATATGAGTGCAAAGTTTGTCATTTTGGTTTCATTGTTATCGCTCTTAGTAACCATCAAGCATTTGCTTTCAGTTTTAGCTTTATTCCATGCTTTGCTTTCAATTTTGGCTTATTATAAAGACAAACTAAACAAATGGTCTAGTTGAAAATtgtcattttggtccaaaaaatttTGGACTAGCACTGTTGgtccaaactttttattttgttgcgagtttggtccaaagtattttgaaaatatcTAAAATGACAGATTTGCCTATGATGTTttcttttttcaaatttttattaagtttatttattaaaataaaaaaaaatgtaaacacCCCTCCCCACTCCTCCTTCGTTATTTGCCTTTTTGTTTTTGTAAACATCCACTTGAAGTCATTGCTGGTCAAagcacaaccaccaccaccaaaaGTCGCTGACGGTggcacaaccaccaccacctgaaGCCGGTAGAAGGGAGACATAGATCGGAGCTAGAAAATCGAGAAGATGAAGGGCTCCCATTCTCTATCTCCTCCCGTCGTTGAAGCTTAGTGAATAGAGATCTAGGTAACAGAGAAGACGAAGGGTGGCAGTTGCGTAAGGAGGTCTCTGGTGGGGGAAAGCGACATCGTCTTCATCGTTTGAGAGAAGGACAATgccattgtaacgtcccaaaactgTAATAAAAATTTTCGTTTAAGAGTCATTAAAAACATTCATTAATTGTTCAGAACCCATACAAATCATGTATTAAATCATCAGAGTATAAATTATTTCAAATGCGGAAACCATGAGGGGATGATGATGTGCCATCACGCCGGACCATTCCCTTTGAAAttgaaaatacctgaaaccataaacacaaactTCAAGCATAATGTTTAGTGAGTTCCGCAGGTACCAAATACCACACATGAAAGAAGATAAAtgctaaactttgtgcttacggtttgtgGTTTAattgtttcaggttttcttatattaaaggagGGCACGACTCGATTGCATCACATCCATGGGAGATTTGTGCACATGATAACCTTTGACGATACTATGATAGATGTTTTGAGTTAAATGGTTTTATCTAAGTTTTTTTGTAGGTGTGAATTGAATAAACAtgtacttaattttttttaaatgaaaaatttggtaTGAAGATTGAGATGTTACAACCTAAAGCCCAGAATCTAGGATTTTATGCTTGATGCAGCCACACACAGTGTAGTTAAATAAACTATGCCTCTCATCCATGTGGCATCAACGCATTATGTACAACCAAGTATGCGTCACGTAACCCAAAAAttccctttttcttttatttaacttaaaaagCTTAGAGAGAAACACACCCAAAAAGTAGATGTTACAACTATGAGACCTTCAACTGCAATAATATAAAGAAATGGGATATATGATCTCCTTGGCCTATACCTTTCTCTATGAACAACTCATTCGTAGGGCACATTTAAAAAACACTCATACCTTGGAGGAAAGAAGAATGGTCGTTAAGGAAGTTCTGCATGTAGCGCCAAAATCCATCTGTTCCACGACGTCATCATGTATCTCCAACTAATCGAATCAAAAGCTTTGTCATAATCGACTTTGAGTAGTATAAATTTTTCCTTCCTCTTGTTAGCCCACAAAACAACTTCATTGACGACCAAAGGACTGTCCAAAATATCCATATCGGTAACATAAGTTGATTTCTTGCGCCACATAACCAATAATTTTTCTGAATCTAGCGACAAATTTTTTAGATATAAAATTTGTGATGCTCCCAATACGATTTATAGGTGTATGCTCAATGAGTTTGAGGAATCATGCAATTTAAGGACAAGAGAGATGAAAAAGGTGTTGCTCCTTGGATTTAGGAGTTTGTTGTTAggttgtcaaacccaacaaataataagGATACAATAGACTCTAAATACACATCTataatgcactaaaaagtagtacaatgCAAGCTGCAGGGTTGAACCATAGAGACACAAGATaatagtctatacctctttgtaTAAGACACTTTGGTCACAAAAGGGGGGTTTCCTATGCAAAAGTTGAAGTAAtgtaaataacaatctactttgaaAACATGTACAAAATAAAATAGATTTCTAAATAATGAATTAAACGATTACaattctagttctcaatgttgtcaTTTTGTGATCTTGGAAAATCTCGACACCAAAAAGAGGTGGAAACAgaatatatttataaaacaataatttACACATTGGGTACAAGAGAAAAGGGTAATTACATAATACACACTCAAATATTACAAATGGTTATCTATGGCTAATACCCCCTTCAAGCAAAAAGGTGGTGGACTGAGACGAAGATTGGAACGAAAGAACTCAAATTGAGGTAGAGGAAGACTCTTGGTAAAAATATCTGCCACCTGAAGCTTGGTTGGAACAAATTTTGTATAGAGTTTGCCTGAGGCAACCAACTCACGAATAAAGTGATAATCTAAATCACTATGCTTAGCCCGTTTATGTGAGACCGGATTTTGGCTAAGAAAGAGAGCGCTTTTGTTGTCACATAATAAAGTTGGAAGATCTGGAGGTAATGCATGGAGCTTGCGAAGTAGATGAGTTATCCAAACGATTTCGGCCGCCATGTTTGCCATGGCTCTATATTCCGATTCACAACTTGAACGGGAAGCGGTAGGTTGTTTCTTTGCACTCCATGAGACAAGATTTCCACCTAGAAATATTGAGTAGCCATACGTAGAGTGTCTAGTCTCAACACATCAAGCCCAATCGGCATCCGAATAGCCAACGATGGAGGAGGTCTTTGGTTTAGTGAAGTGAAGACCAAATGAAAGAGAGCCCTTCACATATCGGAGAATACGTTTGACCCCTTGAAAGTGAGATACCGTTGGAGCTTGTAAAAATTGACTAACCTGATTCACGGCATAGGAGATGTCTGGTCTAGTGATCGTTAAGTATTGAAGGGCCCCAACAAGAGACCGGTAAAGTGTAGGATCTTTGAAAGGAACACCGGGTGTAGTGAATGACTCGTGAGGAGCCAAGTGTGTGTGAATCGGTTTGACATCTAGAAGATCAGCACGATCAAGGATATCACGAGCATATTTAGACTGAATTAAAAATAGGCCATCATCGGTGTAGGCCACCTCTAGTACCAGAAAATATTTCAAGTCACCAAGATCCTTTATGGCGAACTCATTATGCAATCGATCTATAAAAGAAGTAATCATCGATTCTTGATTACCTGTTAAAACCAAATCATCAACATAAACTAGAAGATACATGATACAAGAATCGCGCGCAAATATGAATAAAGAGGTGTCAGCACGACTACATGAGAATCCATTTTGTAGTAAAAAGGCACTTAATCGTTGAAACCAAGCTCGAGGAGCTTGtttaatgtgacaacctgaaatttattccgtcatttttaacaaCATCTTCCTTTAATAAAACCGCTTTATTTAAATTGTCCGTTAACCgtttggattaggttaattaatttgggacttttataatgacttcataagggttggaacacattagaaacaccctcattaatcccttgaaaagttttagttacaaacAAGTCGAAAtatgaccatttaatcgggtgcgaccaaaagccccgtttaacgtcagtatcgggtagatttccactgagccacaagctcaacccctatataagggggaatggactcCATTTGAAtcctttccaccctctctctacacacacactctctctctctctctataagtTGCCTTCGATCCAAAAACCgcccatttcgagccccaaactagtaagtgatctaccctaacttgttgtttagctcatttaacatgcaaattcgtgtttaagacatcaaataggggccaaATCATATGTTTACGGcgcaagaacactcttggaccgtgaacacccttaagtggggttttgaagccccaaaacccttccaaatcactcctagggcttagatatgacttgtggacttacaccttcgagcttagaacaccaaaaccttgcattttggagaataaacatgagtttacggcccaagaacactcttggaccgtaaacccctcttaaagggccgtgaacaccttttaaggtgttagaattgccctcaaacacctcctatggcttggaaaaatgcatagaacttaaTACCCatccatttaagaccttaatacacaaaaggaaggggctagtaggagtttacagccgtaaaatctatgtttactgccgtaaactcccaagaatggtctatttgaggccttaaacccttcataagccctagatttgagcctagcctaattccactagtgagataagaccttaaatcatccaagagcacaccacccatgagtttatggccataaactcatggggatatgctcttagggccataaactctataaagagtttactcttgaagagtaaactccctacctaggccatacactcccttatttgcaacccaatagcctcctagcacttgaccaaagtgttttccgcacattaggatgcttatacATGTTTAaatagtattataattactaattgtatgtgaacatatgtcatcatatgttaataggtcactaagtgtgttcaagtctttacttgacaccgagcacccaaccggcacctccgcccgatccacttacaacaggtgagttcatacccctgaattaaccttttaaatgtttttacatgcttttatgggggggggggggaatacaagttaaaacatgcaagtTATCATAtcattcatatgtgattaataacccgcatgcataaggatttatcacactttcagttgttttactaagtataatactatagatggttttccaaaacgtctttacttgtttaaatcttttctcaaattatcactcgtgctgtatgttttacttctacaCCAGTCACagcagtgttttaaacaaaggttttctttacttattttgtgttatcaaattatattcaaaacgtgtttatgaacggttttcaaagcttgttttacataaagatatcaagtcataaattcttattttaaaggttttccaaaggttttatcaAAGTTTTCTCCTATACTTCTaggcttctactttgttaaatgcatgtctgtacttgtatagttatataaataatgtttaaaagacttaggaaggttagttcgccatatttccttttcctcgttgggatgtggtctggcgggtatcggatatccgtccgaaggtcgtttaaacattagttatatatcatgtatacacgtatagacataaaggtttacatcgaccagttcacttcccttgggtagcaagggcatccttccattcatcattcatagatcagagacactagtaactattataggaatagttaggaggttctatttactctttctagtacgagaattccaaaggagtcagttcattcgcgagtctatatcatttctccagctCCTTTAATAGAATTtagaatacgagatgcatcttcaggacacggatctcctcgtcgtcaagttggtaaccagagtctcttggagggagagtggacattgtgtttatagatctatacgggactgacactcccgcaccctgactgctagctacagtccacggcctaccaagccaaggggtgacagatgtcatatttattccgacgcttgcagggcgtcaagtactctagtgtcaatcagtatggttacgagtatctccatgtttaccttataattcatggccttaaggtaatgagaATTAAcattgtattcttgaaacaacactcttaggattaccctttgttttagaccttgctagctgtatcgttcatttgatactgtctggggtctgtgtttctttattttagaccttgctagctgtatcgttcatttgatactgtctggggtctgtgtctctttgttttagaccttgctagccgtatcgtacatttgatactgtctggggtctgtatttccttttgttagactgagccaggcgtattatTCATTCGATACtatcctggagtctatgatttcttttgccttagtcagcagtattttctgctaaggcatatgttattttcccctagtatctttactagtgatattctcctactttctttaaagtcaaataccgtattttggtaatgatagcatttcagggaaaatttctctttaaaacataacactgtcgagtcttggtagaagactgcttttaattagaaaatataggattttctagaaaggacgctaataaatcgtagattctaaactactactttttataaagttattttgaataaaatgtttacttacacaaatgacactaaatacttatgaactcaccagtatttataaaaatgttgatacttgctttcaaaataacttgtattctcaggtcagcaatagacaggtacacccgggagcttttgtgaagccagcctagaaccgagctgcatctatactagtttctgtattactttgatgtctctataaaatgtaacttatgcaaaactattactattaatgcaatggttgttatactttgattactatactgcatatgttgtgatacttgacatgacgtcatccaccccagaacgtttccgccgttccagttttgtGGTGTGACATTTAAGCCCATATAAAGCCTTATGTAGACGACAAACATGATCGAGAAACCGAGTGTCAACGAATCTGGGTGGTTGCTCCATAAAAACAGTCTCACTTAAATGGTCGTGCAAGAATGCATTTTTGACATCAAGTTGATGTAGTTTCCAATGATGAATTACCGCTAATGAAAGAACAATTAGAACGGTTGATGCTTTGACAACCGGGATAAAAGTATGAGAGTAATCGAGACCTGGAATCTGTGTAAAGCCTTGAGCCACAAGGCGAGATTTATACCGCTCAATTGTGCCATCAGAATTATATTTAGTGCGAAACACCCATTTTGATCCAACCACATTTCCCGATTGAGGTCTAGGAACAAGAGACCATGTTTGATTTTTTCGGAGAGCATCCATTTCTTCATGCATTGCTAACATccattttggatttttggatgcCGACTTGAATCCTTTGGGATCATGAGATGCAAAAGGAGCCGAATAAAGGCAGTGAGCGTCAAGATGGGCTAAATCAACCTGATGACGCGGTTTAAAAATTCCAGCTCGAGCACGGGTGATCATCGGGTGAACCGGTAGAGTGTTTTCAAAAATAGTAGCAGGAGTGGGTGCTAGATCAGCAATAGCGGGCTCACTTGTTGGATTAGAGACCGGTTGGTCTTGGTTGATGAGTGGAACCGATGAGACAGATTCTTCAATGTAAACAGGCCCAGTGGAGGTAACTGAAGCAGACCCAATTTGAAGAGAAGTGAGAGGATCCAAACAACTGGAGCATCCAAGTGGAACGGAAGTATCTGATAAAGTGTTTTTCACAATTGGTGCTGCAGGTGAAACTGATGGGGAAGAAGAATCATCCAAAAAACTTGTTATGTGAATATTTGACAAGTCGGAGGTGGATCTATTTCCCGAGAATGGAAATGAGGCTTCATCAAATCGGGCATGCCTTGTAACATAAATTCGTTTGCTGATGGGGTCAAGACATTGATAGCCTTTGTATTGCGAGCTATAGCCAATGAAAACACACAGTAGGCTTCTCGGAGCAAGCTTGTTTTCCGAATAGTCACGCAAATAAGGAAAAACAAGGCAACCATAAGCACGAAAATTAGAGTAGTGTGGTACTTGAGAAAATAATAACTCAAATGGTGATTTTCCATCCAAAACTTTAGTAGGTAACCGATTTATAATGTAGACGGCCGAGCTAAAGGCGTCAACCCAATAGGCGTTGGGAATGCGACTATTAAAAATCATTGCCAGTCCAGTTTCTACAATATGACGATGCTTTCTTTCCGCcctaccattttgttgaggagtgtaaggCCAAGAAAGACGATGAAACATACCATTAGCTTCAAACAAAGAGCGTACATTGTGGTTCACAAATTCGGTTCCGCCATCACTTTGGAAGGTTTTAATTTTTCTAGAGAACTGAGTCTGGACAAACGTCATAAAGAttgttaaaatagaaaaaaaataaagatttggTTTTTAAGGGATAAATCCAAGAAAATCTTGAATAATCATCAACAAAAACCACATAATACCGATAGCCATCCATGGAAGAAACCGGGGAGGGTCCCCATAAATCACAATGCACTAAGTCCAATGGATATGACGAACATTTATCATTTAAATCAAATTGCAAACGATGTCCTTTTGAAAGTTGACAAGAGGAACAAAAAATTGGTTTTGGTAACAAAGATGTAACATATAAATGTCCCAACTTATTTAAAAGCAAAATTGTGTCAAAAGCGACATGCCCTAACCGACTATGCCAAAGTTCATAAGAAGCCTTTGAACTAGATTTTGAAACCGCCATCAAAGCTTTGTGTCCATCATGAAGAACATATAACCCATTCTCACATCTGCCCAGAGCTAGAACCTGTTTGCTTATTCGATCCTGAATATAAAAAAAACGGTTGAGAAAACACAACGTCCACAGGATTATCGGTTGTCAATTTACTAATAGATAAAAGATTCTTGGCAATATTAGGGACAACCAAAATATCTTTCAAATGAACATTAGATATCATAGACGAACCCGTATGAGATATAGGTAGAACATTACCATTAGCAATAGTCACCTTGGTATTACCCAAGTAAGGAGCCGGATTAGTAACATGTTCTTGAGATGGTGTCATATGGGCAGTGGCCCTGGAATCGACGTACCGGTCAGGAGTAGATGTATTAACATGGCATTGAGCATGAAAAGCGGCTGCAAGATTAGCATTTGTGGAAGAGGCCTGAGTGGCATATTTCAAAAGGCTAGGACAAGAATTGGCATAATGTCCATTCTGTCGGCAAAGTTGGCGATAGGGTGAGCGACACCCACGACCCCTACCACCAGAACTGCCTCCACGAGAATAACCCAAGGAacgatgtcacaccccgaaaaccgaaggcggaaacatttccggggttgactccacgttgagtatcaaaatccaatgtacatagtaagtaaagtagaacaaccgttacattacatatagaaaagttttacatttgtttcaaaatatataattatatagttgtgatacatagtataaacATAGACAAAACGAACGGGTCTTGTACGCACTCCATCCTGGATCAagtggatcttcgggtacctgttctatcaatgacctgagaacacaagcagtttgaaaatcatcataacgctggtaagttcataagcggtttttgttttgtgaaaatgttcatgtttcctttctgtttctgaaaatgtaacacacgccaagaaaatcccacattttcttaaaaaggttggttggttgtttcacattatgtaaagtaaagttgtacactgagaacacgtttactcttgtgaaaatgtacatttaggttatctgttttgttatacTTATTTGGTTGTGTACCAAaggattcccaggaaagtcccatactttcgtGATGGTATGTAccgtttgtaaaagatgtaaggttatccagtttgttacacttttctattTATGTAAATgttccccaggaaagccccatgctttcctgattGTTGGTTACCGATGTAAAAGATGTTAAGGATGTATTCCTGTTAACGTGGTTATGTccaatgtttccccaggaaagtcccatactttcctgaatgttggttatcaatgtaaaagatgtttcCGAAACCTGGTTATTCTGTGAAGTGTATAAAGATGTTCATTATTACTGTacgtaaatctctgttatcctaattgcgacttccataaccatacgatagactgaacctgtggcaataagtagtccacatccttatgactttcgtcaccattgaaccatttcggttcggctgtagctagcagccaggtgtagggtagtcagccccgtatagatctatacactcaagtcacggtctctaaatcccagagattctggttatgggtgtagccctccactcgcgtatctctgtggattgttcgccgaggacgtgtctccaatcatacaggaataacaaatttactagtaataatatgatagtcctccactcgcgtatccctatgga includes:
- the LOC111876392 gene encoding loganic acid O-methyltransferase, with translation MDSNKAYPMKGGDGMSSYTNNSSYQKSLSDVAMSLISEAIAEKLDVAVCGSPFRIADLGCSVGPNTLIVVENIINSVQLKYDQHSFPTPEFQVFFNDHASNDFNTLFKTLPSNKQYHAAGVPGSFYTRLFPRASLHVIHSSFALHWLSKVPQEVIEKDSRAWNKGRLHYGCADNEVVMAYRQQHMKDVDGFLKARAEEVASGGMVVVLVPGRPNEVPHQECIGNVLFEVLGCCLLAMAKEGKIEEEKVDSLNIPIYYSSPHELEEIVDRNGCFRIEKMEVMPHIAEPETKDAAGRLAMGVRVGVEGVLKGCLQEETIDELFESYRKRLEQVPSLYSSGGAAIIFLVLAKKES